From the Acidilutibacter cellobiosedens genome, one window contains:
- a CDS encoding nitroreductase family protein yields MNEVLKQLKERKSVRIFEEKDIPATVKDEVIGAAFEAPTAGNMMFYTIIDVTDPKIKDRLSILCDNQPFIAKAPLMLVFLADCERWYRTYIAADASPRKPSAGDLFLACADALIAAQNTVVAAHSLGLGSCYIGDILENCEQIRELIKLPTYTVPIALVVYGYPTEQQLSRKKPPRFDRSHILHENCYREMKSQELLDMYKKQGSNEIIKDLCNRKYMSDFALEMNRSVAEYLKNF; encoded by the coding sequence ATGAATGAAGTTTTAAAACAGCTTAAAGAAAGAAAATCCGTACGTATATTTGAGGAGAAGGATATTCCTGCTACGGTTAAGGATGAAGTGATTGGGGCGGCTTTTGAAGCTCCCACTGCCGGCAATATGATGTTTTACACCATAATTGACGTGACGGATCCAAAGATTAAAGACAGATTATCAATACTTTGCGATAACCAGCCTTTTATCGCTAAAGCACCCCTTATGCTTGTTTTCTTGGCCGATTGTGAAAGATGGTACAGAACATATATTGCAGCTGATGCCTCTCCAAGAAAACCGTCGGCAGGAGATCTTTTCCTTGCCTGCGCAGACGCATTGATTGCTGCTCAAAATACCGTTGTAGCTGCCCATTCGTTAGGTTTGGGTTCCTGCTATATAGGTGATATTCTTGAAAATTGCGAACAGATAAGAGAACTTATTAAATTACCGACTTATACGGTACCCATAGCCTTAGTTGTTTACGGCTATCCTACTGAACAACAGCTCAGCAGGAAAAAACCGCCTCGTTTTGATCGAAGCCACATTCTTCATGAAAATTGTTATAGAGAAATGAAATCGCAAGAACTTCTTGATATGTACAAGAAACAAGGAAGTAATGAAATTATTAAAGACCTCTGCAATCGTAAATATATGTCTGATTTTGCTTTGGAGATGAATCGGTCCGTGGCTGAATATCTGAAGAATTTTTAA
- the vanG gene encoding D-alanine--D-serine ligase VanG, with translation MKKKKVLVLFGGCSSEYDISLQSAYSVVTNLNPKNYEIILIGITRDGNWMRYYGPYEQIADDTWLNNGPCVPAIISPSRDIHGIIEFHGNTIKNTKIDVVFPVLHGKNGEDGTVQGLLELAYIPFVGCNTLSSALCMDKDMAHKIVESAGVKTPSSVAIQYEISEEEIIDKTKFLNYPLFVKPAKAGSSLGITKILGEDELLNAIAAAFQYDNKVVIEEAIEGSEVGCAILGTNNLTVGEVDEIKLSQTKGFFDYTEKYAGKTYKIHMPAPIDKDISMAIKQTAVAIYRALGCSGLARVDMFLTPNKEIIFNEVNTIPGFTIRSRYPNMLKGIGMTFEQILDSLIELAINV, from the coding sequence ATGAAAAAGAAAAAAGTTTTAGTTTTATTTGGCGGATGTTCTTCAGAATATGATATTTCTCTGCAATCCGCCTATTCTGTTGTCACCAATTTAAATCCAAAAAATTATGAAATAATCCTGATCGGAATCACCCGAGACGGAAATTGGATGAGATACTATGGTCCTTATGAACAAATCGCAGATGATACATGGCTAAACAACGGTCCTTGCGTTCCGGCCATTATTTCACCCAGCCGTGATATTCACGGAATAATTGAATTCCATGGAAACACTATAAAAAATACTAAAATTGATGTGGTATTTCCGGTACTTCATGGGAAAAACGGAGAAGACGGGACAGTACAGGGATTACTTGAACTGGCTTATATTCCTTTTGTGGGATGTAATACTTTGAGTTCTGCTCTATGCATGGATAAAGATATGGCCCACAAAATTGTTGAATCGGCCGGAGTAAAAACCCCTTCTTCCGTAGCAATACAATACGAAATATCAGAAGAGGAAATAATAGACAAAACAAAATTTCTAAACTATCCTTTATTTGTTAAGCCAGCAAAGGCCGGTTCTTCTCTCGGTATCACCAAAATTCTCGGTGAGGATGAGCTCCTCAACGCAATTGCCGCTGCTTTTCAATATGATAACAAAGTAGTTATCGAAGAAGCCATTGAAGGCTCTGAAGTAGGTTGTGCTATTCTCGGCACCAATAATCTGACCGTCGGTGAAGTAGATGAAATAAAACTGTCACAAACCAAAGGTTTTTTCGATTATACCGAAAAATATGCCGGTAAAACATATAAAATTCATATGCCTGCCCCCATTGATAAAGATATCTCCATGGCTATTAAGCAAACTGCCGTTGCCATCTATCGCGCTCTCGGATGTTCCGGCCTTGCAAGAGTCGATATGTTTCTGACCCCAAACAAGGAAATTATCTTCAATGAGGTCAATACCATTCCGGGCTTTACTATCCGCAGCAGATATCCCAATATGCTGAAAGGCATCGGAATGACTTTTGAACAGATTTTAGATTCTCTGATAGAACTTGCAATAAATGTATAA
- the vanW gene encoding glycopeptide resistance accessory protein VanW — protein MKRRRITEIFPFLLPLRRAQRRFCFYIKMFFDKNHYVKTKNEEPLPFSIYESKSTLLNEKTGFDMKYQENKVFNLHLAAETVNKILIRPEETFSFWQLVRYAEKYEKYKDGLCVINDNLVTVPGGGLCQLSNMLFWLFLHTPLTIIERHPHKIMTFPYPDPDEPEGIDATVSEGWLDLKVKNETNITFQILISFDDSYIYGRILTDMDTDYKYEITNRDKIFYKEHDKIYEQVSIYQQKIDKNTNEIIAESKLYTNLCEIGYSLPKDIEIINKGE, from the coding sequence ATGAAAAGAAGAAGAATAACGGAAATATTTCCGTTTTTATTACCCCTCCGAAGGGCACAGCGAAGGTTCTGTTTTTACATCAAAATGTTTTTCGACAAAAATCATTATGTAAAAACAAAAAATGAAGAACCTCTTCCTTTTTCAATATATGAATCTAAGTCCACCCTTCTAAATGAAAAAACGGGATTCGATATGAAATATCAGGAAAATAAGGTATTCAACCTTCATTTAGCCGCAGAGACTGTCAATAAAATATTGATCAGGCCCGAAGAAACTTTTTCATTTTGGCAGCTTGTAAGATACGCTGAAAAATACGAAAAATATAAGGACGGTCTATGCGTTATAAATGACAATCTTGTCACAGTCCCAGGGGGAGGACTATGTCAGCTTAGCAATATGCTGTTTTGGCTATTTCTTCATACCCCTCTCACAATTATAGAACGCCATCCTCACAAAATAATGACCTTCCCATATCCGGACCCTGATGAGCCAGAGGGTATAGATGCTACGGTAAGTGAAGGCTGGCTGGATTTAAAAGTAAAAAATGAAACCAATATCACATTTCAAATTTTAATATCCTTTGATGATTCATATATCTACGGCCGTATTTTGACTGACATGGATACTGACTATAAGTATGAAATCACCAATCGAGACAAAATATTTTATAAAGAACATGATAAGATTTATGAACAGGTTTCAATATATCAGCAAAAAATTGATAAAAACACGAATGAGATTATAGCGGAATCCAAGCTATATACAAACCTATGCGAAATAGGTTATTCATTACCGAAAGATATCGAAATTATTAACAAAGGAGAATAA